One stretch of Opisthocomus hoazin isolate bOpiHoa1 chromosome 18, bOpiHoa1.hap1, whole genome shotgun sequence DNA includes these proteins:
- the LOC104330777 gene encoding perilipin-3 produces MEAMKDTVFEELGLWMEAVTQTLVVFSGKRNKITSTLILQSFGCLLTFNRGKRIPQSLSGEEGGPSIPSKYVDSKHYDLSNNVTCTSAAMASAMPDKAEAAKSCLEVKEEEQQDAVDQVANLTLVSSACDIVSTAYTSTKESHPYIRSVCDAAEKGVKSVTEATASCVQPVLTTLEPHVAAASEYASKGLDKLGEKLPLLQKPVEQIISDTKELVSSRVADAKDAVSSKVTEVIDVTKETLQSGVEAARSAVTSSVGLVMDSRVEQTAASGAEAVLGRTEDSSLPIGNDELAKLAASEEGADIMSVEQQQEKRRYFVRLGSLSDELRQFAYLHSTNKMKQVWQGMQEGLAHLHCIIELIEVFKQGFNQKLQEGQKKLHQMWLDWSRKSSKDSGDESSAEPEEMESLALLMACSITQQLQITCCKTVSAIQGLPSSLQDKVKQALSIVEELRASFSAANSFQDLSSSVLTQSQRKLAVIQEYMEELLDYLKNNTPLSWLVGPFCPREEEVETSQEEEEPLQEKEAETAGAGEHEASTTLV; encoded by the exons ATGGAG GCAATGAAAGACACGGTATTTGAGGAGCTGGGGCTTTGGATGGAGGCTGTAACACAAACACTTGTTGTGTTCTCCGGCAAGCGAAACAAAATCACATCAACCCTGATCCTGCAAAGCTTCG GTTGTCTGCTCACCTTCAACAGGGGAAAAAG AATTCCTCAAAGCCTCAGTGGGGAGGAAGGGGGTCCTAGTATCCCTTCTAAATATGTTGATAGTAAGCACTATGACCTCTCCAACAA TGTTACTTGCACTTCGGCTGCAATGGCCTCAGCTATGCCTGACAAAGCAGAAGCTGCCAAGAGCTGCCTGGAGGTgaaggaagaggagcagcag gaTGCAGTAGATCAGGTGGCCAACCTGACCTTGGTCAGTTCTGCTTGTGACATAGTTTCTACAGCTTATACCTCCACTAAGGAGAGCCACCCCTACATCAGATCTGTGTGTGATGCAGCAGAGAAAGGAGTGAAGAGTGTGACCGAAGCCACAGCCAGCTGTGTTCAGCCAGTTCTGACTACACTGGAGCCTCATG ttgctgcagCAAGTGAGTATGCCTCCAAGGGTTTGGATAAACTGGGGGAAAAGCTCCCACTCCTTCAAAAGCCAGTGGAACAG ATTATTTCTGACACAAAAGAGCTGGTGTCATCCAGAGTGGCTGATGCAAAGGATGCTGTGAGCAGCAAAGTGACAGAGGTGATAGATGTAACTAAGGAGACTCTTCAGAGTGGTGTGGAGGCTGCCAGATCTGCAGTGACCAGCAGTGTGGGGTTGGTTATGGACTCCAGAGTGGAACAGACTGCTGCAAGTGGAGCAGAAGCTGTGCTAGGAAGAACAGAAGACAGCTCTCTTCCTATTGGAAATGATGAACTGG CCAAACTGGCAGCGTCAGAGGAGGGTGCAGACATTATGTctgtggagcagcagcaggagaagaggaggtaCTTTGTGCGGTTGGGGTCTCTCTCTGATGAACTTCGCCAATTTGCCTACCTGCACTcaacaaacaaaatgaagcagGTGTGGCAGGGCATGCAGGAGGGCCTTGCACATCTTCACTGCATCATTGAACTG ATTGAAGTGTTTAAGCAAGGATTTAATCAAAAGCTTCAGGAGGGGCAGAAGAAACTACACCAAATGTGGCTGGACTGGAGCAGGAAGTCTTCCAAAGACAGTGGAGATgaaagctctgcagagccagAG gAGATGGAGTCTCTGGCCCTGCTCATGGCATGCAGCATCACACAGCAGCTGCAAATCACCTGTTGTAAAACAGTGTCTGCAATTCAAGGCCTTCCATCAAGCCTTCAGGATAAGGTGAAACAAGCTCTTAGTATTGTAGAGGAGCTCCGTGCTTCCTTCTCAGCGGCAAACTCCTTCCAGGACTTGTCCAGCAGTGTCTTGACCCAGAGCCAGAGGAAGCTGGCTGTGATCCAGGAGTacatggaggagctgctggactaCCTGAAAAACAACACTCCCCTGTCCTGGCTGGTGGGACCCTTCTGccccagggaggaggaggtggaaacctcacaggaggaggaagaacccttgcaggagaaggaggcagagacagcaggagcaggggagcATGAAGCTTCCACCACTCTTGTGTAA